Proteins encoded within one genomic window of Salipaludibacillus agaradhaerens:
- a CDS encoding nucleoside hydrolase, translating to MSQKIILDVDTGIDDALGIILAVKSCEFHIAGLTTVNGNVSLETATLNTCKILQLINADHDIPVYKGASAPLNRAPYFEHRIHGEDGLGGALRSMKVTKQPESLSAPDKMINEVNAHPGEVTLIMTGPLTNLALAIEKAPDFPQKVKEVIFMGGVVSGPGNVTPVAEYNMFADPEAAKVVIHADFPRTTLVGLDVTRKALLKKKHIDQITNPELAHYVRDSTRDYMQRYYERNGIEGSALHDPLAVAVAIDNQLVTTENYYVDIETNSELCDGQTVCDFQNRLEKKPNVRVCTDVDSEAFLRLFIETFNA from the coding sequence ATGTCACAAAAAATTATATTGGATGTGGATACTGGTATTGATGATGCCCTTGGGATTATTCTTGCTGTGAAAAGTTGTGAATTCCACATTGCCGGTCTTACCACAGTTAATGGGAATGTCTCTTTAGAAACAGCCACATTAAATACATGTAAAATATTGCAGCTAATTAACGCTGATCATGATATCCCAGTTTATAAAGGAGCATCAGCTCCCTTAAACCGGGCCCCTTATTTTGAGCATAGGATTCATGGCGAAGATGGACTTGGGGGCGCCCTTCGTTCAATGAAGGTGACGAAGCAGCCAGAATCTCTATCAGCGCCAGACAAAATGATTAATGAAGTAAATGCTCATCCAGGCGAAGTGACACTAATTATGACAGGACCTTTGACTAATTTGGCCCTTGCTATTGAAAAGGCGCCAGATTTTCCGCAGAAGGTGAAAGAAGTTATCTTTATGGGTGGGGTTGTGAGTGGACCGGGGAATGTGACGCCTGTGGCTGAATACAATATGTTTGCTGATCCAGAAGCGGCTAAGGTGGTTATTCATGCGGACTTTCCTCGTACGACGCTCGTTGGTCTTGATGTGACTCGAAAAGCATTACTTAAAAAGAAGCATATAGACCAAATAACAAATCCTGAATTAGCTCATTACGTAAGGGATAGTACACGAGACTACATGCAACGTTATTACGAACGAAACGGGATAGAAGGCTCAGCCCTGCACGATCCTTTGGCAGTTGCAGTTGCTATAGATAATCAATTAGTCACAACGGAAAATTACTATGTGGATATCGAAACGAATAGTGAGCTATGTGATGGACAGACGGTTTGTGATTTTCAGAACCGTTTAGAGAAGAAGCCGAATGTTCGTGTCTGTACGGATGTAGACAGTGAAGCATTTCTTCGATTGTTTATTGAGACATTCAACGCCTAG
- a CDS encoding GNAT family N-acetyltransferase, with protein MKYNKKDGLSYEIRPANEQDALELSHVRWQIDGETDYLDREQGEDYLDEAGFKERIRQDKVTINHLFLVAEVDGQIVGFSRCEGSHLKRLSHRVTFGVCVLKSYWGYEIGKNLLGESIRWAKSQQLKKMTLQVLEKNEKALKLYENKGFVVEGVLKDDKLLSDGHYYNTLLMSKFL; from the coding sequence ATGAAATACAACAAGAAAGATGGGTTAAGTTATGAAATACGGCCTGCAAACGAGCAAGATGCCCTTGAATTATCTCACGTAAGATGGCAAATCGATGGTGAAACTGACTATCTAGATAGAGAACAAGGAGAAGATTATTTAGATGAAGCTGGATTTAAAGAGCGTATACGTCAAGATAAAGTGACAATTAACCATCTATTTTTAGTAGCTGAAGTTGACGGACAAATTGTTGGCTTTTCTAGGTGTGAAGGCAGCCATTTAAAACGACTTTCTCATCGCGTAACGTTCGGTGTATGTGTTTTAAAATCATATTGGGGGTATGAAATAGGAAAAAACCTTTTAGGAGAGTCTATTCGTTGGGCTAAAAGTCAGCAATTAAAGAAAATGACGCTGCAAGTGCTTGAAAAAAATGAAAAAGCACTAAAATTATATGAAAATAAAGGATTTGTCGTGGAAGGTGTACTTAAAGATGATAAATTACTATCGGATGGTCATTACTATAACACCCTCCTAATGAGTAAGTTTTTATAA
- a CDS encoding ABC transporter permease has product MQAKSRLLGPFTLLVFIFLLGPLVIISMTSFEPGNVLKFPPEGFSFRWYVNIFDVQMFLQTFKISILVSFAGNMLALILGIPAAYALSRADFRGKNILNALFISPILIPGIVLGFTLLRYIIVAYQLPIYIALFIGHTVIMLPFIIRVISSSLSNFDFAVEEAAMSLGAGRLETFFKVVLPNIKTGILAAVIIAFLESFNNVDISVFMTGPGISTLPIQMLTYVQYYFDPTIASISVLLMILTAVLMFLIERLLGLSYFTKRR; this is encoded by the coding sequence ATGCAAGCAAAAAGTCGATTGTTAGGCCCGTTTACGCTTCTCGTATTTATCTTTTTATTAGGGCCGCTCGTCATTATTTCTATGACTTCATTTGAGCCGGGGAACGTCTTAAAGTTCCCGCCTGAAGGCTTCTCATTTCGATGGTATGTGAACATTTTCGACGTGCAAATGTTCCTACAAACTTTTAAAATTTCCATTTTAGTTTCATTCGCTGGAAATATGCTGGCGCTTATTCTCGGAATACCGGCGGCTTATGCTTTAAGTCGCGCGGATTTCAGAGGTAAGAATATATTAAATGCGCTGTTTATTTCGCCAATATTAATTCCCGGAATCGTATTAGGTTTTACGCTGTTAAGATACATTATTGTAGCTTATCAATTACCTATATATATCGCTCTTTTTATAGGTCATACCGTGATCATGCTGCCTTTTATCATAAGAGTGATTTCTTCAAGTCTGTCAAACTTTGACTTTGCTGTTGAAGAAGCAGCAATGAGCCTTGGAGCAGGTCGGTTGGAAACATTTTTTAAAGTCGTCCTTCCAAACATAAAAACAGGAATTTTAGCAGCGGTTATTATCGCATTTTTAGAATCATTTAATAATGTGGATATTTCTGTCTTTATGACTGGACCAGGTATTAGCACTCTTCCTATACAAATGCTTACCTATGTTCAATATTATTTTGATCCTACAATCGCATCAATTTCAGTATTATTGATGATTTTGACAGCTGTGCTGATGTTTTTAATCGAACGGCTATTAGGCCTATCTTATTTCACCAAAAGGAGGTAA
- a CDS encoding ABC transporter substrate-binding protein, protein MKKFFWTSLAGLTVLTACGGGENLGDESDSANESDELVISTWGFAEDFFREEVFTPFEEEHGVTIVLDTGNNAERLSRVEQGSSKVDLIYLSDYYAQQGIEADIFETIDRENIPNLADIYDVAKAPTGEEYGPAYTIAQFGIAYHPDRTDKDISSWADLWDAELERNITIPGITTTSGPMFLDAASRVAGNETFNEDEAFTQLADLNPNIVTEYEGTSEFVNMFIQGEVAAGPIMEMFFADVQESVPEAQFISPEEGGYAVINTVNIVKGSENKELAEAFIDWILSEEVQRAAALAKIDSPVHTSLNLTEEEAEGITYGDDVIESLIVLDMSFVNENNDHWIDRWNREFAQ, encoded by the coding sequence ATGAAAAAGTTTTTTTGGACATCGCTAGCTGGATTAACGGTATTAACTGCTTGTGGAGGTGGAGAGAATCTAGGTGATGAAAGTGATTCTGCAAATGAGAGTGATGAATTAGTCATCTCTACTTGGGGATTCGCAGAAGACTTTTTCCGTGAAGAAGTCTTTACACCTTTTGAGGAAGAACATGGTGTAACTATTGTTTTGGATACGGGGAATAACGCAGAGCGGTTAAGTAGAGTGGAACAAGGCAGCTCAAAAGTAGATCTTATTTATTTATCTGATTATTATGCCCAACAAGGTATTGAAGCGGATATTTTTGAGACGATTGATCGAGAGAACATTCCAAATTTAGCTGACATTTATGATGTTGCAAAAGCACCGACTGGAGAAGAATACGGGCCGGCGTACACGATCGCACAGTTTGGTATTGCGTATCATCCAGATAGAACAGATAAAGATATATCGTCATGGGCCGACTTATGGGATGCAGAGCTAGAAAGAAATATAACAATACCTGGTATAACAACGACATCTGGCCCGATGTTTTTAGATGCCGCTTCAAGAGTAGCAGGAAATGAAACGTTCAATGAAGATGAAGCATTCACTCAATTAGCTGACTTAAACCCTAATATTGTGACAGAGTATGAAGGCACATCAGAATTTGTGAACATGTTTATTCAAGGAGAAGTAGCCGCTGGACCTATTATGGAAATGTTTTTCGCTGATGTTCAGGAATCAGTTCCAGAAGCACAATTCATTTCTCCAGAAGAGGGGGGATACGCTGTTATCAACACCGTCAACATTGTGAAGGGTAGTGAGAATAAGGAACTGGCAGAAGCTTTCATTGATTGGATTTTAAGTGAGGAAGTACAAAGAGCCGCAGCGTTGGCTAAAATTGACTCACCTGTTCACACCTCATTGAATCTGACGGAGGAAGAAGCGGAAGGTATTACGTACGGTGACGATGTGATTGAAAGTCTCATTGTACTGGATATGTCATTCGTTAATGAAAACAATGACCACTGGATTGACAGGTGGAATCGAGAGTTTGCTCAATAA
- a CDS encoding adenine deaminase C-terminal domain-containing protein, with translation MKVDCLIVNVIIFNSYFRKFVKGNVAIKDGKFLYVGKQGRKTFRADEVIDGRGYYMIPGLIDIHLHIESTMVTPETFSHGLIKNGVTTVVSEPHEMANVFGLKGVTEMIKASQGCVADIFYGIPSSVPATRLETAGGAISKDDIDELLSEKDILCLGEIMNYVEVVSGEPGKTNDIINHIRRRYPELPIEGHVPKLRDVDLQKMLYAGVDSDHTHQTVEGMEERIAAGMFIEIQEKSLSPEIINYLIDHQVTEHFCFVTDDVMPDSFTKHGHLNHIARKAMSMGMSPEQVIYACTYTPARRMKLFDRGSIAPGKCADFILMRDMSEFSIDVVYKDGKKVYSCGEIYDQTSYAAFPETFYRSVRLEPLSVKDFTLTQAKENGQHLCRIMMVKDGSTFTEERQEYVSIHNQELQWETSPFGLIATFERYGKNGNRGYGLIGGDIIKKGAVATTYSHDNHNLLVIGQNAQDMQIAANEIIRHQGGICVVHEGQVLKLVELPVGGILSEKPLEALAEEVESLRHSLEKLGYQHYNAIMSISTLSLPVSPALKITDFGLIDVNKGAVVPLVIN, from the coding sequence ATGAAAGTTGATTGTTTAATAGTGAACGTCATTATATTTAATAGCTACTTCCGCAAATTTGTCAAAGGAAATGTAGCCATCAAAGATGGGAAATTTTTGTACGTAGGTAAGCAAGGAAGAAAGACTTTTCGAGCAGATGAGGTTATCGACGGCAGAGGGTATTATATGATTCCAGGATTGATTGATATTCATTTGCATATTGAGAGTACAATGGTCACGCCAGAAACTTTTTCTCATGGGTTGATCAAAAATGGCGTCACCACAGTTGTCTCAGAACCCCATGAAATGGCTAATGTTTTTGGGCTTAAAGGTGTGACAGAGATGATAAAGGCGAGTCAAGGATGTGTGGCTGATATATTTTACGGTATTCCAAGCTCTGTCCCAGCAACACGTCTTGAGACGGCGGGAGGAGCTATTTCAAAGGATGACATTGACGAGCTACTTAGTGAAAAGGATATTCTATGCTTGGGTGAAATTATGAACTATGTAGAGGTCGTTTCAGGGGAGCCAGGTAAGACAAATGATATTATAAATCATATTCGTAGGCGTTATCCAGAATTGCCGATTGAGGGACATGTTCCAAAATTACGTGATGTAGACCTGCAGAAAATGCTCTATGCTGGAGTGGATTCGGATCATACTCATCAAACAGTTGAAGGGATGGAAGAACGGATTGCCGCAGGGATGTTTATTGAAATTCAGGAAAAATCCCTTTCCCCTGAAATTATTAATTATTTGATAGATCATCAAGTGACAGAACACTTTTGCTTTGTTACAGATGATGTGATGCCTGATTCATTTACAAAACATGGTCACCTAAATCACATTGCCCGTAAAGCAATGAGCATGGGAATGTCACCTGAGCAAGTGATATATGCCTGTACATATACTCCTGCCAGACGTATGAAACTCTTTGATCGAGGAAGCATCGCACCAGGAAAGTGTGCAGATTTCATCTTGATGCGTGATATGTCAGAATTTTCTATAGATGTCGTCTATAAAGACGGCAAAAAAGTTTACAGTTGTGGGGAAATATATGACCAGACCTCATATGCAGCCTTTCCTGAAACATTTTATAGAAGTGTTCGTTTAGAGCCGCTTTCTGTTAAAGATTTCACACTTACTCAAGCGAAAGAGAACGGCCAGCATTTATGCCGGATCATGATGGTGAAAGACGGTTCGACTTTTACAGAAGAACGCCAAGAGTACGTGTCAATTCATAATCAGGAGTTACAATGGGAAACGAGTCCATTTGGATTAATTGCTACGTTTGAACGGTATGGAAAAAATGGTAATCGTGGATACGGATTAATCGGTGGCGATATCATTAAGAAGGGAGCGGTGGCTACAACTTATTCTCACGACAATCATAATCTGCTCGTTATCGGGCAAAATGCTCAGGATATGCAAATAGCGGCTAATGAAATTATTCGTCATCAAGGAGGTATTTGTGTTGTACATGAGGGGCAAGTACTGAAATTAGTAGAGCTTCCTGTTGGCGGGATTCTCTCAGAAAAGCCATTGGAAGCGCTAGCTGAAGAAGTTGAGAGTTTGCGGCACAGTTTAGAAAAGCTAGGTTACCAGCATTATAATGCCATTATGTCTATCAGCACGTTGTCTTTGCCAGTCAGCCCAGCGCTGAAAATTACCGACTTTGGTCTTATTGATGTTAATAAAGGAGCAGTCGTTCCACTAGTTATTAATTAA
- a CDS encoding ABC transporter ATP-binding protein, whose product MALVQLKDVSVAYHKQDILKNFNLDIEKGKLISLLGPSGCGKTTTLRLIAGFLEARSGQFLFKETDYTKVPVNRRNFGFVFQNYALFPHLSVFDNVAFGLRLRKLSKKEIEKRVASMLEIVNLSGFEKRFTQELSGGQRQRVAIARALIIEPDLLLFDEPLSNLDANLRVSMRVEIRRIQQELGITTVYVSHDQEECFSISDQVAVMNQGVIEQLDEPSIIYKQPKTTFVADFIGFKNFITFDERENLENTVRLQVKGVDFFVNRRDDQSASAKIAAIRPDNIKAEVVTGNVKNQRNVLNGTVTVCTFLGRGYQFIVDTAIGPFTVNQETEAPFEVGQHLKLIFPEDKLVLVE is encoded by the coding sequence ATGGCGTTAGTGCAGTTAAAAGACGTGTCCGTAGCTTATCATAAACAAGATATTTTAAAGAATTTTAATTTAGATATTGAAAAAGGAAAATTAATTTCTCTCCTTGGACCAAGCGGTTGTGGAAAAACAACGACACTGCGTTTGATTGCTGGGTTTTTAGAAGCACGATCAGGTCAATTTTTATTTAAAGAGACAGATTATACGAAAGTGCCTGTTAATAGACGTAATTTTGGTTTTGTTTTTCAAAATTACGCCTTATTTCCGCATCTATCTGTTTTTGATAATGTGGCTTTTGGGCTTAGACTTCGAAAGCTGTCAAAAAAAGAAATTGAAAAGCGTGTGGCAAGCATGTTAGAGATTGTTAATCTCTCCGGATTTGAAAAGCGTTTTACGCAAGAGCTTTCGGGAGGACAAAGGCAGAGAGTTGCTATCGCCCGAGCACTGATTATTGAACCGGATCTATTGTTATTTGATGAACCATTGAGTAATTTAGACGCTAATTTACGTGTAAGTATGAGAGTGGAGATCAGGAGAATACAGCAGGAATTAGGCATTACAACAGTGTATGTGTCACATGATCAGGAAGAGTGTTTTTCAATATCTGATCAAGTTGCCGTTATGAATCAAGGGGTTATTGAACAGCTTGATGAACCATCTATCATATATAAACAGCCTAAAACGACATTTGTTGCTGACTTTATCGGCTTTAAAAATTTTATAACATTTGATGAACGAGAGAACTTGGAAAATACGGTCCGACTACAGGTGAAAGGCGTTGATTTTTTTGTTAATAGACGTGATGATCAATCCGCTTCAGCAAAAATTGCCGCAATTCGACCAGATAATATAAAAGCTGAGGTAGTCACAGGGAATGTCAAAAATCAAAGGAACGTATTAAATGGAACAGTGACAGTTTGTACATTCCTTGGCAGAGGTTATCAATTCATCGTTGATACAGCGATTGGGCCGTTCACAGTGAATCAAGAAACAGAAGCACCATTTGAAGTGGGACAGCATTTAAAACTTATATTTCCTGAAGATAAACTTGTTTTAGTAGAGTAA
- a CDS encoding ABC transporter permease, which produces MKRKTFYLLLLPGVLFLTIFMVIPITLTIGTTFVDAGTFTFKGYIQFFTDDYFMSILWRTLRVSLMTTFICIILGFPVAYYISKLTGRKKMFLLLLTIFPLLTSPVVRSFSWMVILGRDGLLNSLLLNTGLINAPIELLYTPTAVTIGLVHLFLPLIIVTLVGVLENVEQDLLKAAESLGASKLTVFRKVLFPLCVPGLMIGSILVFVGSFTAYTTPALLGGRARVVSTFLYQNAITLNDWQLASIIATIMIVVTFAVITVMNKAAYKLNPKG; this is translated from the coding sequence ATGAAAAGAAAAACGTTCTATTTATTACTGCTTCCTGGGGTGTTATTTTTAACAATTTTTATGGTTATTCCGATTACCTTGACGATCGGAACGACTTTTGTCGATGCAGGAACGTTTACCTTTAAAGGGTATATTCAGTTTTTTACAGATGATTATTTTATGAGTATTTTGTGGCGGACACTACGGGTGAGCCTCATGACGACTTTCATTTGTATTATCCTTGGTTTTCCAGTTGCCTATTATATATCAAAGCTAACAGGGAGAAAAAAAATGTTCTTGCTGCTGCTTACTATTTTTCCTCTACTGACAAGTCCGGTTGTCAGGTCTTTCAGCTGGATGGTGATACTTGGAAGGGACGGGCTTCTAAATAGCCTTCTCCTTAATACGGGTTTAATTAACGCCCCTATTGAACTTCTCTATACACCAACAGCTGTGACGATAGGCCTTGTCCATCTATTTCTTCCATTGATCATCGTAACGCTTGTAGGGGTTTTGGAAAATGTGGAGCAAGATTTATTAAAGGCGGCAGAAAGTCTTGGAGCGTCAAAATTAACGGTCTTTCGCAAAGTATTGTTCCCTCTTTGTGTCCCAGGTTTAATGATCGGTTCAATTCTAGTATTTGTTGGGAGCTTTACAGCGTATACGACACCTGCCTTGCTCGGAGGAAGAGCAAGAGTCGTTTCCACCTTTCTTTATCAAAATGCCATTACATTGAATGATTGGCAGCTTGCCTCAATTATCGCAACGATTATGATTGTTGTCACTTTTGCTGTTATAACAGTAATGAATAAAGCAGCATATAAACTGAATCCGAAGGGGTAG
- a CDS encoding cation:proton antiporter gives MALTPIIILLFIGYIIFTIDKKKENFPVPAILTLVGIGLFFVPYFSQVEVTPNIIYHVLLPGLLFTSAYQFPIDAFKQHGGLISFLATIGIVITVLMLGAAIFALAGLFTSLSFIGALLIATMLTPTDPVSVTAILQQSSREPLVANVLEGESLINDGTSIVLFTVILSIFLENSALSFTQVLWEFAYVSFGGTAIGFLGGWLFSKAIHLTHERDYQVMLSIVVAYGTFNVAEYMGFSGVLATVSAGMMLSFEFGRLIKEEHFRDALDNFWRIVEVSVLSILFLLIGLVAADYLSFNYWVLGILIFTVSIGIRCFLIITTTQFFSNWRRKIGWKTATILSWSGIKGAVSVFMILSVKEAGSGTETDLIISLTFAALLLSLVIQSIGVYPLSKKLLRLSPKW, from the coding sequence TTGGCACTGACACCTATTATAATATTACTATTCATCGGTTATATTATTTTCACCATCGATAAGAAAAAAGAAAATTTCCCCGTTCCAGCTATTTTAACGCTAGTTGGTATCGGACTATTTTTCGTCCCATACTTCTCTCAAGTTGAGGTCACACCAAATATTATCTATCATGTGCTCTTACCTGGATTATTGTTTACCTCAGCTTATCAATTTCCAATCGATGCTTTCAAGCAGCATGGTGGGCTTATTAGCTTCCTTGCCACGATCGGTATTGTCATCACTGTCTTAATGTTAGGAGCGGCAATTTTTGCATTAGCGGGACTATTCACGTCCTTGTCATTTATCGGAGCTCTGTTAATTGCAACTATGCTCACCCCCACAGATCCTGTTTCTGTTACAGCTATCTTGCAGCAATCTTCACGAGAACCACTGGTTGCCAATGTTCTTGAAGGTGAATCCTTAATTAATGATGGGACAAGTATTGTGCTGTTCACTGTTATTTTAAGTATTTTTCTCGAAAATAGTGCTCTTTCATTTACTCAAGTCCTTTGGGAGTTTGCATATGTCTCTTTTGGAGGAACTGCTATCGGCTTTTTGGGTGGCTGGCTATTTAGTAAAGCCATTCATCTCACACATGAACGCGACTACCAAGTCATGTTAAGTATTGTCGTCGCTTATGGCACCTTTAATGTAGCAGAATATATGGGTTTTTCAGGAGTATTAGCTACTGTGTCTGCCGGTATGATGTTATCCTTTGAATTTGGTCGCTTAATTAAAGAAGAGCACTTCCGAGACGCTCTCGATAATTTTTGGCGTATTGTTGAAGTTTCCGTATTATCTATCCTATTTTTACTTATTGGACTAGTAGCAGCAGATTATTTATCATTTAACTATTGGGTACTTGGTATTTTAATTTTTACCGTTTCAATCGGGATACGATGCTTCCTTATTATTACCACTACACAATTTTTCTCTAACTGGCGCCGTAAAATAGGATGGAAAACTGCTACCATATTAAGCTGGTCAGGAATTAAAGGGGCTGTTTCTGTCTTTATGATTCTATCAGTAAAAGAAGCCGGAAGTGGCACTGAAACAGATTTAATCATTTCCCTCACCTTTGCAGCATTACTATTGTCGCTCGTTATACAAAGTATTGGTGTATACCCATTGTCAAAGAAGCTGTTACGGTTAAGCCCTAAATGGTAG